Proteins from a single region of Paraburkholderia aromaticivorans:
- the traD gene encoding conjugative transfer system coupling protein TraD (Members of this protein family are the putative conjugative coupling factor, TraD, as the term is used for the SXT and TOL plasmid systems.) yields MIINYQNLFRPTYEARSAVAWGVSLASMTGIALASDVHTNAFVWMGAGSAAMMLWRAKQTQSIWNFKANLAGKPFTFLKADVVRVNLPKFGDNLWLGWGYRWEPSHTQQATEIMKRDLAAVYPPKWFLKARGLKGPQLDPTNAKGLQWIHGLAEESDMLMPLSAMQGHTAVLATTGAIKTTLYSLLVYQLALRGYTIIIIDPKGDHDLKEIARNAGSLSGRPEKVITFHPAFPSESVRIDTLKNWDRETQVASRISSLIPSDGDESFRSFVWMQVNHVAQALIYTGTRPSWSSLLDAIQNLNGAQKLLEKALRIFFRQNVPGWEAQVAPGIAKFNKPESKKNNDMEGASAELRAYVEFFESEIPLNDQPRQIKGLISTVRSNREWFAKMMVLLLPLLTKLTAGELEGLLSPDYDDIDDPRPIFDTKKIVDGGYIFYAGLDSLSDPEVGSSIAAALLSDMQAVAGERYNYDKNIKEKSRIVVLIDEWGDVMCEPVIQELNKGRGAGLDIIACGQTFADLADKLGSEVKAKRMIGNFNNLIAGATQDEETQKIIAEKIGETYIKKISRSHGRNSKTEDHGIEFGGSISETVSEELVDLFPITLMSKLPDLHYMAVWNRGTVVKGRIPKLVL; encoded by the coding sequence ATGATCATCAACTACCAGAATCTATTCCGGCCGACCTATGAAGCACGATCGGCGGTCGCGTGGGGCGTGTCGCTTGCCTCGATGACTGGCATCGCATTAGCGTCCGATGTTCACACGAACGCCTTCGTATGGATGGGCGCCGGTTCGGCCGCAATGATGCTGTGGCGAGCCAAACAAACGCAGAGCATCTGGAACTTCAAAGCCAATCTTGCGGGCAAGCCCTTCACTTTTCTGAAGGCCGATGTTGTTCGGGTCAATCTTCCGAAGTTCGGGGACAACCTGTGGCTTGGCTGGGGTTATCGCTGGGAGCCTAGTCATACCCAACAGGCAACCGAGATTATGAAACGCGATCTTGCGGCCGTGTATCCGCCAAAGTGGTTTCTCAAGGCTCGCGGTCTGAAGGGACCGCAGCTCGACCCCACTAACGCGAAAGGCCTCCAGTGGATCCACGGGCTCGCGGAAGAGTCGGACATGTTGATGCCGCTTTCAGCGATGCAGGGCCACACCGCGGTGCTGGCGACGACTGGCGCGATCAAGACGACGCTGTATAGCCTGCTCGTCTATCAGCTTGCCTTGCGCGGGTACACGATCATCATCATTGACCCGAAAGGGGATCACGACCTGAAGGAGATCGCGAGGAACGCCGGCTCGCTCTCGGGTCGACCGGAGAAAGTCATCACGTTCCATCCGGCATTCCCGTCGGAGTCCGTGCGTATCGACACGCTCAAGAACTGGGACCGGGAGACTCAAGTGGCGTCGCGAATCTCGTCACTCATCCCGAGCGATGGGGACGAGTCATTCCGCTCGTTCGTGTGGATGCAGGTCAACCACGTTGCCCAGGCGTTGATTTATACGGGCACGAGGCCGTCATGGTCTTCATTGCTTGATGCGATCCAGAACCTCAATGGCGCGCAAAAGCTGCTGGAAAAAGCGCTGCGTATCTTCTTCAGGCAGAACGTCCCGGGGTGGGAGGCGCAAGTAGCGCCCGGTATCGCGAAATTCAACAAACCGGAAAGCAAGAAGAACAACGATATGGAAGGCGCTTCGGCCGAGCTGCGCGCCTACGTGGAGTTCTTCGAGTCCGAAATCCCGCTCAACGATCAGCCACGCCAAATCAAAGGCCTGATCAGTACCGTGCGCTCGAACAGGGAATGGTTCGCCAAGATGATGGTGCTGTTGCTGCCGCTGCTCACCAAACTCACTGCTGGCGAGCTCGAAGGGCTACTCAGCCCGGATTACGACGATATCGACGATCCACGTCCGATTTTTGACACGAAAAAGATCGTCGACGGCGGCTACATCTTCTACGCTGGGCTCGACTCTTTGAGCGATCCGGAAGTTGGATCTTCGATCGCGGCAGCGCTCCTGTCCGATATGCAGGCCGTTGCTGGTGAACGATACAACTACGACAAGAACATCAAGGAAAAGTCCCGCATCGTCGTCTTGATCGACGAGTGGGGCGATGTCATGTGCGAGCCGGTAATTCAGGAGTTGAACAAGGGCCGTGGCGCCGGCCTGGACATCATCGCTTGCGGCCAGACGTTCGCTGACCTTGCCGACAAGCTCGGTTCGGAGGTCAAGGCCAAGCGGATGATCGGCAACTTCAACAACCTGATAGCCGGCGCAACGCAGGACGAAGAAACGCAAAAGATTATCGCCGAGAAGATTGGCGAAACATACATCAAGAAGATTTCGCGCAGCCACGGACGCAATTCGAAGACGGAGGACCACGGAATTGAATTCGGCGGGTCGATCAGCGAGACGGTATCCGAGGAATTGGTCGACCTGTTCCCCATCACGTTGATGAGCAAACTGCCGGACTTGCATTACATGGCCGTTTGGAACCGCGGGACGGTTGTCAAGGGACGCATTCCGAAGCTCGTTCTGTGA
- a CDS encoding DUF4400 domain-containing protein, whose amino-acid sequence MKWGLHLKFWILLTLVLILAVPAIVSVQDGLDRISREVEMTRAVFGDEKTETIVDSAKSVYGTAFVKSGFIADLNKTHFSQADYRKAHALSGALKHFGTVTNSYFGSMVINLYGMMIRLFIVWHWLAFVGPFLIACVVDGYMTRAKKLAEFAYQNPSAFSLAAHVLLWIIFFPVMYLVAPIPVTPLFVPIWALVMALPVAVMLSNSQRIFGS is encoded by the coding sequence ATGAAGTGGGGTTTACATCTTAAGTTTTGGATTCTCTTGACGCTGGTGCTGATCCTCGCCGTCCCGGCGATTGTCTCGGTGCAAGACGGGCTTGACCGAATCTCGCGTGAGGTGGAGATGACGAGGGCGGTCTTCGGGGATGAAAAGACCGAGACTATTGTCGACAGCGCAAAAAGCGTCTACGGCACCGCCTTCGTGAAATCCGGGTTCATCGCGGACCTGAACAAAACTCACTTTTCACAAGCTGACTACAGGAAGGCGCATGCCCTGAGCGGCGCGCTCAAGCACTTTGGAACGGTCACCAACTCCTACTTCGGTTCGATGGTGATCAATCTCTACGGGATGATGATCCGCCTGTTTATCGTGTGGCACTGGCTTGCCTTCGTTGGTCCCTTCCTGATCGCTTGCGTGGTCGACGGCTATATGACCCGCGCAAAAAAACTAGCCGAATTTGCCTATCAGAATCCGAGCGCTTTCTCCCTGGCTGCGCACGTGCTTCTCTGGATCATTTTCTTCCCCGTCATGTACCTCGTGGCACCGATCCCGGTGACGCCTCTGTTCGTACCGATTTGGGCGCTCGTGATGGCCCTTCCTGTGGCGGTGATGCTCTCCAACTCTCAGCGAATTTTCGGTTCCTGA
- a CDS encoding CpaF family protein has protein sequence MSDLKRDGRSSGRNSLLEMVMNCLGTIREWLEDATVTDIMINRPDDVWVQQGGKKFCSGAKISAAQIEAAITLLASNSGIQVSNESADAIVSTKLPGFRVEATLPPVAVDGPTIAFRRNNMVVKAMSDWVEQGALPKEVADVLADTVRRRLGVAIVGGTGSGKTTFANTLLGCFPPDDRIITIEQVPELVVKSPNNVRLQINPQLKVTAKRLLESVLRQNPDRIVLGEARGAEANDLLQAANTGHEGPLVTLHANNGAEGLTRFEDMVAQSADAPDSREGIQARIASAFQVMVFMKLVGDDRIVAEVVKVDGFDRQSKEYKTTLIYRSSRYETFDVPMLGGDQGELARAA, from the coding sequence ATGAGCGATTTGAAGAGAGATGGCCGCAGCAGTGGACGAAACAGTCTGCTCGAAATGGTCATGAACTGTTTGGGCACGATCCGGGAGTGGCTCGAGGACGCGACCGTGACGGACATCATGATCAACCGCCCGGACGATGTCTGGGTTCAGCAGGGTGGAAAGAAGTTCTGCAGCGGGGCGAAGATCTCGGCCGCCCAGATCGAGGCCGCCATTACCCTTCTCGCTTCCAATTCGGGCATCCAGGTGAGCAACGAATCGGCAGACGCGATCGTGAGTACGAAGCTGCCCGGCTTTCGGGTGGAGGCAACACTTCCGCCGGTCGCCGTCGATGGCCCGACCATCGCGTTCCGTCGCAACAACATGGTCGTCAAGGCCATGTCCGACTGGGTCGAGCAGGGCGCTCTGCCCAAGGAAGTGGCGGACGTTCTGGCGGATACGGTTCGTCGTCGTCTCGGCGTCGCGATAGTCGGAGGTACGGGTTCGGGCAAGACCACATTCGCGAACACCCTTCTGGGATGTTTTCCGCCCGACGACCGAATCATCACCATCGAGCAGGTTCCGGAACTCGTCGTCAAATCGCCGAACAACGTGCGGTTGCAGATCAACCCGCAGCTCAAGGTTACGGCCAAGCGCCTGCTAGAAAGCGTGCTGCGGCAAAACCCGGACCGAATTGTGCTCGGCGAGGCCCGCGGTGCCGAAGCAAACGATCTTCTTCAGGCGGCCAATACGGGGCACGAAGGTCCGTTGGTGACGTTGCACGCGAATAACGGTGCGGAAGGCCTGACTCGCTTCGAGGACATGGTGGCGCAATCTGCCGATGCGCCGGATAGCCGGGAAGGCATTCAGGCTCGAATTGCCAGTGCTTTCCAGGTGATGGTGTTCATGAAGTTGGTCGGCGACGACCGGATCGTGGCAGAAGTAGTAAAGGTCGACGGCTTTGATCGGCAGTCGAAAGAGTACAAAACCACTCTCATCTATAGGAGTAGCAGATATGAAACGTTTGATGTCCCGATGCTCGGCGGCGATCAAGGCGAGCTCGCCCGAGCAGCGTAG
- a CDS encoding TrbC/VirB2 family protein, translating to MKRLMSRCSAAIKASSPEQRRVVIGSLLAVALVSSSQAFATLTLPITGILCDFFNLMTGQVGYAISGIIVVILGIMWAAGEVSGWVGRGLAVIVGISIALQAATWLGAIQTDGGGTGSGCSGA from the coding sequence ATGAAACGTTTGATGTCCCGATGCTCGGCGGCGATCAAGGCGAGCTCGCCCGAGCAGCGTAGGGTCGTAATCGGGTCGCTGCTTGCTGTCGCGCTGGTCTCGTCGTCGCAGGCCTTCGCGACGCTGACGCTGCCGATTACCGGCATCCTGTGCGACTTCTTCAACCTCATGACGGGCCAGGTCGGCTACGCGATCTCGGGGATCATCGTGGTGATCCTCGGCATCATGTGGGCGGCTGGCGAAGTCAGTGGCTGGGTCGGTCGTGGTCTCGCCGTGATCGTCGGCATCTCGATCGCGCTGCAGGCAGCGACGTGGCTCGGCGCGATCCAGACGGACGGCGGCGGTACGGGCAGCGGCTGCTCGGGCGCGTAA
- a CDS encoding VirB3 family type IV secretion system protein has product MDYEPRTTVIHSSLMRIKTIAGVEERLAKVHLAIAIAMLGVWRIWLYFPFCVAVHLFLVWLTKRDENIFLIYTQYSRQSDVYDPWVRIDRKSKVKRPHGFGRDILC; this is encoded by the coding sequence ATGGATTACGAACCTCGAACCACGGTAATCCACTCGTCCCTGATGCGTATCAAGACGATCGCCGGGGTGGAAGAGCGCCTTGCAAAAGTCCACCTGGCGATCGCGATCGCAATGTTGGGAGTGTGGCGGATCTGGCTGTACTTCCCGTTTTGCGTAGCAGTGCACCTTTTCCTGGTGTGGCTGACGAAGCGTGACGAGAACATCTTCCTGATCTACACGCAGTACAGCCGACAGTCCGACGTCTACGACCCCTGGGTCCGGATCGATCGGAAATCGAAAGTCAAACGGCCGCATGGCTTTGGGCGTGACATCTTATGTTGA
- a CDS encoding VirB4 family type IV secretion system protein, giving the protein MNAADMVFNLDGSMMVVYEVAGIDAEGRLPIETDGFVENFERALKGFDEHILVWSIMDRRRTEYYPDADFPTAIGKFLDLSWKQHLFGQRQYENRHYFAVVYRNLGGSGGFFDKLTNHMDRHKVGMFKALSAILFSATSAKKNAALAFEQFDAHETHFRQILEEFETTVNSLGFRRLQSNELMTFMHQRVSPPNDHHRVAIPDIPVYLNTYLPDSTLRRKKKHLEFEGDVTRYVGAMSVKNWPNIIAPGVTDPLLQIDGEITVSQCFEFWGNERAKKYIQATQDHFMASTKRWTTHLVEQMTKTESDKIDAGKLALAEDASSALEDLTALDRAYGHYNMTILCYGDTEEEMEQTLKDVGSTMRTAVGAKVVRERMYALSAFTATLPGQWANIVRWGFINVGNLADLAQLRAIRTGERRNSHLSGQLQRPIPALALLPTEHNVPFNYNFHQGDLPHFFVVGPSRSGKTTLLNFLISQFFKYHPCNVLIFDKDYSCYVASGLQGAKHIDMNPSTGKPPRMNPLRVVNDPTKRGWLMRWLQLIVTLRQYEWKTEDELDMNKALNMLADQPPENWRLSRLADFMKAISNDLYKELQPWLEDGGTYPHFDSSEDDFKLSSFTDVEMGGLLEDEILAPVFIDYAFFCIDEMLVLDPEQGIKPTLIYLEEVWYLLKNKKLRERFDNWLRTLAKKNAIVGMTTQSLKEIADSDIFTTIIDNIQNRIFLPNASVMAHLDLYRNKFQLNDEQIERIRTATRKVQYYFVNPEGMSRMANVRFPPEMLACLRSDQLAIQKYKEFRAKLVPDWEEQYIEEMVRLGEVAKNE; this is encoded by the coding sequence ATGAACGCCGCAGATATGGTGTTCAACCTCGACGGATCGATGATGGTCGTGTACGAGGTTGCGGGTATTGATGCCGAGGGCCGTCTCCCGATCGAAACGGATGGGTTTGTCGAAAACTTTGAGCGAGCTCTCAAGGGATTTGATGAACATATCCTGGTTTGGTCCATCATGGACCGCCGTCGGACGGAATACTATCCGGACGCAGATTTCCCGACGGCGATCGGCAAGTTCTTGGATCTGTCGTGGAAACAACACCTGTTCGGCCAGCGGCAGTACGAGAACCGCCACTACTTTGCAGTGGTCTACCGCAATCTCGGTGGCTCGGGCGGCTTTTTCGACAAGCTGACGAACCACATGGATCGGCACAAGGTTGGGATGTTCAAAGCCTTGAGTGCGATCCTGTTCTCCGCAACTTCGGCGAAGAAGAACGCGGCGCTCGCATTCGAGCAGTTTGACGCACACGAAACTCACTTTCGCCAGATCCTCGAAGAGTTCGAGACGACGGTGAACTCGCTTGGCTTTCGCCGGCTGCAGAGCAACGAGTTGATGACGTTCATGCACCAGCGTGTGAGTCCGCCGAACGACCACCACCGCGTGGCAATCCCGGATATTCCGGTGTACCTAAATACGTACCTGCCGGACTCGACGCTTCGACGGAAGAAGAAGCACCTTGAATTCGAGGGTGACGTCACGCGCTACGTGGGCGCAATGAGCGTGAAGAACTGGCCGAACATCATCGCGCCCGGCGTGACTGATCCGCTACTGCAAATTGACGGTGAAATAACCGTCAGTCAGTGCTTCGAGTTCTGGGGCAACGAACGGGCGAAGAAGTACATCCAGGCCACGCAGGACCATTTCATGGCCAGCACCAAGCGTTGGACGACGCATTTGGTGGAACAGATGACGAAAACGGAGTCGGACAAGATCGATGCCGGCAAACTCGCGTTGGCAGAAGACGCGTCGTCTGCGCTGGAAGATCTGACGGCGCTCGACCGTGCCTACGGGCACTACAACATGACCATTCTCTGCTACGGGGATACCGAAGAAGAGATGGAGCAGACGCTAAAAGACGTCGGCAGCACGATGCGCACCGCTGTCGGTGCGAAGGTGGTTCGCGAACGAATGTACGCGCTTTCGGCGTTCACGGCGACATTGCCGGGCCAATGGGCAAACATCGTCCGATGGGGCTTCATCAACGTGGGGAATCTCGCGGATCTGGCACAACTCCGAGCGATTCGGACCGGCGAACGTCGCAATTCGCACCTGTCGGGTCAGCTGCAGCGGCCGATTCCGGCTTTGGCACTTTTGCCGACCGAGCACAATGTTCCATTCAACTACAACTTCCACCAAGGGGACTTGCCACACTTCTTCGTGGTGGGCCCGTCGCGTTCGGGTAAGACGACGCTGCTCAATTTCCTGATTTCGCAGTTCTTCAAGTATCACCCGTGCAATGTCCTGATCTTCGATAAGGACTATTCGTGCTATGTCGCCTCGGGTCTTCAGGGTGCGAAGCATATCGACATGAACCCCAGCACGGGCAAGCCACCGCGCATGAATCCCCTGCGCGTCGTGAACGATCCGACGAAGCGAGGATGGCTGATGCGTTGGCTGCAGTTGATCGTTACTCTTCGGCAGTACGAGTGGAAGACCGAAGACGAGCTCGACATGAACAAGGCGCTCAACATGCTGGCCGATCAGCCGCCGGAGAACTGGCGACTGTCGCGCCTCGCGGATTTCATGAAGGCCATTTCAAACGACCTGTACAAAGAGTTGCAGCCTTGGCTTGAGGACGGTGGCACATATCCGCATTTCGATAGCTCGGAGGATGACTTCAAGCTGTCGTCTTTCACCGACGTTGAGATGGGAGGGTTGCTCGAGGATGAGATCCTGGCACCCGTCTTTATCGACTACGCGTTCTTCTGCATCGATGAGATGCTGGTTCTTGATCCGGAGCAGGGGATCAAACCGACGCTGATCTACCTCGAGGAGGTGTGGTATCTCCTGAAAAACAAAAAGCTGCGTGAGCGTTTCGACAACTGGCTGCGCACCCTCGCCAAGAAAAATGCAATAGTCGGTATGACTACACAATCGTTGAAAGAAATCGCCGATAGCGACATTTTCACCACGATCATCGACAACATCCAGAACCGCATTTTCCTGCCGAACGCGAGCGTGATGGCCCACTTGGACCTGTATCGCAACAAGTTCCAGCTCAACGATGAGCAGATCGAGCGCATCCGGACAGCGACGCGGAAGGTGCAGTACTACTTCGTGAATCCGGAGGGTATGTCACGCATGGCAAACGTTCGTTTTCCGCCTGAGATGCTCGCCTGCCTGCGGTCGGATCAGCTCGCGATCCAGAAATACAAGGAATTCCGCGCCAAGCTGGTTCCGGATTGGGAAGAACAGTACATCGAGGAAATGGTGCGCTTGGGGGAGGTCGCAAAAAATGAATAA
- a CDS encoding conjugal transfer protein, whose amino-acid sequence MNKVVAAFLAVLFSGSCYAGGMPVFTGGLVFDPTNFSQNVIKAAQTAQKVILDGQRYALQIQQYEMQVKQLAAINPQQLAALGGVSITNLADVNNYVSSLQNVVGDLNNVSTALNNRFTEAQLSGQTWSQYLASQQAAIKARVQSAQIRAQNEAATLQSVQNDYAMAAQWQARIPATMGTNEDVQLLNTQMNRVLMQNSQIIKMLVDKNGVLKANSEADELGRENQDAAARTIFNGAIQQDNQNSQSLINGLQ is encoded by the coding sequence ATGAATAAAGTCGTCGCAGCTTTCCTGGCCGTCCTGTTTTCGGGTTCGTGCTACGCCGGCGGTATGCCGGTGTTCACGGGCGGTTTGGTGTTCGATCCGACCAACTTCTCGCAGAACGTAATCAAAGCCGCGCAGACCGCCCAGAAAGTGATCTTGGATGGGCAAAGGTATGCGCTGCAAATCCAGCAGTACGAGATGCAGGTCAAGCAGTTGGCGGCGATCAATCCGCAGCAGCTTGCGGCGTTGGGCGGGGTCTCTATTACCAATCTGGCGGACGTGAACAATTACGTGTCCAGCCTTCAGAACGTCGTTGGTGATTTGAACAATGTGTCGACCGCGTTGAACAACCGCTTCACAGAAGCTCAACTGTCCGGACAGACGTGGTCCCAATATTTGGCATCACAACAAGCGGCAATCAAGGCGAGGGTCCAGTCGGCACAGATCCGCGCTCAAAACGAAGCTGCGACGTTGCAATCGGTTCAGAACGACTACGCGATGGCGGCGCAGTGGCAGGCGCGAATTCCGGCCACGATGGGAACGAATGAGGATGTCCAGTTGCTGAATACGCAGATGAACCGAGTCCTCATGCAGAACTCGCAAATCATCAAGATGCTCGTCGACAAGAATGGAGTACTCAAGGCGAATAGCGAGGCCGATGAGCTGGGCAGAGAGAATCAGGACGCTGCTGCACGGACTATTTTCAATGGCGCCATTCAGCAGGACAACCAGAATAGTCAGTCGTTGATCAACGGCCTGCAGTAG
- a CDS encoding conjugal transfer protein — protein MKKIFGAVLLMFASTASFAQYIVFDPSNYAQNLMTAAQTVQSVLKETQQYTTQILQYENEVKQLASIGPEALNTLKSVGNLNLTNINGYINSLNSLYGNLSGMSNQISTQFSAAQLSNMTWDQFMAKQKQDIQNGIGAAQIRAQNEANTLNAIQQDYAMAQQWQSQIPTTSGIHESMQLMNQQMNRVVMQNAQLMQQLQSMNGSAKAMEETNKAIAKQRNNDALQSIDQTISTDNGNMSSLVNGLRSGSPVYRTSGGGATN, from the coding sequence ATGAAAAAGATTTTTGGTGCCGTGCTGTTGATGTTTGCTTCGACGGCGTCGTTTGCCCAGTACATTGTTTTCGATCCGTCGAATTACGCGCAGAACTTGATGACGGCGGCGCAGACCGTGCAGTCTGTTCTCAAGGAAACGCAGCAGTACACGACTCAGATCCTGCAGTACGAGAATGAGGTCAAGCAGCTCGCATCGATTGGGCCGGAGGCATTGAACACGCTGAAGAGTGTGGGCAACCTCAATCTGACCAATATCAACGGCTACATCAATTCGCTAAATTCGTTGTACGGTAATCTGTCGGGGATGTCGAACCAAATCTCTACTCAGTTCTCGGCCGCCCAGCTGAGCAACATGACGTGGGATCAGTTTATGGCGAAGCAGAAGCAGGATATCCAGAACGGCATCGGCGCCGCGCAGATTCGTGCGCAGAACGAGGCCAATACGCTCAACGCCATCCAGCAGGACTATGCGATGGCGCAGCAGTGGCAGTCGCAGATCCCGACAACGTCGGGCATCCACGAGTCGATGCAATTGATGAATCAGCAGATGAACCGGGTTGTCATGCAGAACGCCCAACTGATGCAACAACTCCAGTCGATGAACGGTAGCGCGAAGGCGATGGAAGAAACGAACAAGGCTATCGCAAAGCAGCGCAACAACGATGCGCTTCAATCGATCGACCAGACGATTAGTACCGACAATGGAAACATGAGTTCACTGGTCAACGGCTTGAGGAGCGGTTCGCCTGTCTACAGGACCTCTGGCGGCGGAGCGACGAACTGA
- a CDS encoding type IV secretion system protein: protein MFCVNMQMSSKRSSDRAGIFGLLSVVAFIACMFFSVSAFAQSSGSTGVSISAAASEFVSQVTTALNQLESTIQSNLCSLSGTLSADGTELEWALFSVMFVWTAITGMLKGESLGEVFAQIITQILMLGIVMACLNSSSQNALTQTFSTISSQFGAGTNLSGGFKSFFTAISSLWSSADASSTSSGSSGSNWFSSLFHTIGDFDLGSILAGLAIVILKLATTVIMAGAAALWAGNYILSQMKVYIGLAVAPVMVPWLLMPYTTFLFDGWLKYMIGAGMMQIVGAIMIKMTDVLMTTMTTVAQGATATNVILYVVLIVLALVIAYMMSEINGIAMGLLGGGSRVGMGFGAWSSVKNWGPHRGLGATAQRSAQLAGKGARVAGQGLKSAGQAALSRIRGGGGGARGGGASGGSRKTMAAGGGVRATMAQARGGSASRR from the coding sequence ATGTTCTGTGTGAATATGCAAATGTCATCGAAAAGATCGTCCGACCGAGCGGGGATATTTGGGCTGCTATCGGTCGTGGCGTTTATCGCGTGCATGTTTTTCTCGGTCTCGGCTTTCGCGCAGAGTTCTGGCTCCACTGGAGTTTCGATTTCCGCGGCGGCTTCGGAATTCGTTTCACAGGTGACGACGGCTCTGAACCAGCTGGAAAGTACGATTCAGTCGAACTTGTGTAGCTTGAGCGGTACATTGTCCGCGGATGGTACCGAGTTGGAGTGGGCGCTCTTCAGCGTCATGTTCGTCTGGACGGCGATCACCGGAATGCTAAAGGGTGAGTCGCTGGGTGAGGTCTTCGCGCAGATCATCACTCAGATTCTTATGCTCGGCATTGTGATGGCGTGCCTGAATTCGAGCTCGCAAAACGCGCTGACGCAGACTTTCTCGACGATTTCGAGCCAGTTTGGCGCAGGTACGAACTTGTCCGGAGGATTCAAGAGTTTTTTCACCGCGATCTCCAGCCTTTGGTCGAGTGCGGACGCAAGCTCGACGTCGTCGGGGTCGAGCGGGAGCAACTGGTTTTCTTCGCTGTTCCATACCATTGGTGATTTCGACCTCGGCTCGATCCTCGCAGGTCTCGCAATTGTGATTCTGAAGTTGGCGACGACAGTGATCATGGCTGGCGCCGCGGCGCTGTGGGCAGGGAATTACATCCTCTCACAGATGAAGGTGTACATCGGCTTGGCGGTTGCGCCCGTGATGGTGCCTTGGCTCCTTATGCCGTACACCACTTTCCTTTTCGATGGGTGGTTGAAGTACATGATTGGCGCCGGCATGATGCAGATCGTCGGCGCGATCATGATCAAGATGACCGACGTCTTGATGACCACCATGACAACTGTTGCCCAGGGAGCGACGGCCACGAACGTCATTTTGTATGTTGTCCTGATCGTGCTGGCGTTGGTGATCGCTTATATGATGTCCGAGATCAACGGCATTGCGATGGGTCTGCTCGGAGGCGGTTCCCGGGTTGGCATGGGCTTTGGCGCCTGGTCTAGCGTGAAGAACTGGGGGCCACATAGGGGCCTTGGTGCGACCGCCCAGCGCTCGGCTCAGCTCGCGGGTAAGGGTGCTCGCGTGGCCGGTCAAGGCCTCAAGTCGGCTGGCCAGGCTGCGCTCAGCCGGATCCGTGGCGGGGGTGGCGGGGCCCGTGGTGGCGGTGCGAGTGGCGGATCGAGAAAGACAATGGCTGCAGGCGGCGGCGTTCGGGCAACGATGGCCCAAGCACGCGGTGGCAGTGCGTCCCGACGCTAA